The Geothrix sp. genome window below encodes:
- a CDS encoding PepSY-associated TM helix domain-containing protein, which translates to MTRPRRFLVWLRKVHAWVGLAGAALGLLFGTTGFLLNHRAVLKVPGGRIETERIQLELTEAPASPESLARDLALRFGFAPERARWQVQPAKPVRFSGAPVTTAGTWTILLGTHRRQARATYLPGNRTVDVEARRADLVGTLQRMHKSDAGHAPWILLADAFAGALVFLTVSGTLLWTRLAGERMLAITLAAGGFLTLMLVAALAW; encoded by the coding sequence ATGACCCGCCCCCGCCGCTTCCTCGTCTGGCTTCGCAAGGTCCACGCCTGGGTGGGCCTGGCGGGCGCAGCCCTCGGCCTCCTCTTCGGAACCACCGGCTTTCTGCTGAACCATCGGGCGGTCCTGAAGGTTCCGGGAGGCCGCATCGAAACCGAGAGGATCCAGCTGGAACTCACTGAAGCCCCGGCCTCACCCGAGTCCCTGGCCCGGGACCTGGCCCTCCGCTTCGGTTTCGCGCCCGAGCGGGCCCGCTGGCAGGTCCAGCCCGCGAAGCCGGTGCGGTTCAGTGGGGCTCCCGTCACCACGGCCGGCACCTGGACCATCCTCCTGGGCACCCACCGCCGCCAGGCCCGCGCCACCTACCTGCCGGGCAACCGCACGGTGGATGTGGAGGCGCGCCGGGCCGACCTCGTCGGCACCCTCCAGCGCATGCACAAGTCCGATGCGGGTCACGCACCCTGGATCCTCCTCGCAGACGCCTTCGCGGGAGCCCTGGTCTTCCTCACCGTGAGCGGAACCCTGCTTTGGACCCGCCTTGCCGGTGAGAGGATGCTCGCCATCACCCTGGCGGCGGGCGGCTTCCTGACCCTGATGCTGGTGGCCGCCCTGGCCTGGTAG